In the Campylobacter showae genome, one interval contains:
- a CDS encoding response regulator: protein MINSSNNVSFLKLPDIDIARVNKAQSLKETVKVGDESMTSAEYLNRQAQIEYRAKDFLRAQSSGIISKLRVNNVMDISDSNALNKGEFNINNLLGRNSGLDYHYSSSPTLTGDFARYDFTYLGSRYSVNQEQRIDSVVNDHNALKEIKQKYEVDTSNAYLNGSLRGERYFQGINADPHSINMSFIDQSGYLENTKSSNLNSYASSSTLHTKYGDVEVFLDLYGDNDKLGIGKLTSNALLFNFDSNGDGILNSSDKLFSKLKVRGHDKDGNEKIANLSDVVSDIDLTKFINSDVVNWNQKRRDIINSESLANNDMRNFVDTTNIDHRISYYSSNPYTVFAPESRYKKIESDGIKNFFDAYADKDGWVDLRNNNVFNKNSPFNNFAYEKVGFDGKLKLSEFNPIINPDAPRDKNFSYNGYQRDSFMKFYRDYEKESTAHAKDVEWLSKNLKEYNVENADEYINKLKDSKSAYMVAMKNEFEAATGLKFSEENLEKVRRAFETDIDRAASSLRDSDSVIAMKLNDNGSITLKFDSGREIEVTQLYSDTGKLLGDKTRRASLNLETKTMSDIELGSISFNNIGILDTDGKYKTLQEIGASAIKSFSTKHGKQFLIYLGDNKTLTAKDLYNISFLNNELGKGANLGEKDRFCKKIDVRV from the coding sequence ATGATAAACAGTTCAAACAATGTCTCGTTTTTAAAGCTACCAGATATAGATATCGCCAGAGTAAATAAAGCCCAATCTTTAAAAGAGACCGTCAAGGTTGGCGACGAAAGTATGACTTCGGCGGAATACCTAAATAGGCAAGCGCAAATAGAATATAGGGCAAAAGACTTTTTAAGGGCTCAGTCAAGTGGCATCATCTCAAAGCTACGCGTAAATAACGTTATGGATATTAGCGATAGCAACGCTTTAAACAAGGGCGAATTTAATATTAACAATTTGCTTGGTAGAAACAGCGGCTTAGATTATCATTACAGCTCGTCTCCTACTTTGACGGGAGACTTTGCCAGATACGATTTTACGTATCTTGGCTCAAGGTACTCGGTCAATCAAGAACAAAGAATAGATAGCGTAGTAAATGATCATAATGCGTTAAAAGAGATTAAACAAAAATACGAAGTTGATACCTCAAATGCCTATCTCAACGGCTCTCTTAGGGGCGAGAGATACTTTCAAGGTATAAATGCGGATCCTCACTCGATCAATATGTCTTTCATAGATCAAAGCGGATATCTTGAGAATACCAAATCATCAAATTTAAACTCTTACGCATCTTCAAGCACCCTGCATACTAAATACGGCGACGTAGAGGTATTTTTGGATCTATACGGCGATAACGATAAGTTAGGTATTGGAAAACTCACTAGCAATGCTTTGCTTTTTAACTTCGACAGTAACGGCGACGGAATTTTAAATAGCTCCGATAAGCTATTCTCAAAGCTCAAGGTTAGAGGACACGATAAGGACGGCAACGAAAAGATAGCAAATTTAAGCGACGTAGTATCGGATATCGATTTGACTAAATTTATAAATTCGGATGTCGTTAACTGGAATCAAAAAAGAAGAGATATCATCAACTCCGAATCTCTTGCCAATAACGATATGAGAAATTTCGTAGATACTACAAACATAGATCATAGGATATCTTACTACTCTTCAAACCCATACACCGTATTTGCACCGGAGAGTAGATACAAAAAGATAGAAAGCGACGGCATCAAAAATTTCTTTGATGCATACGCCGATAAAGACGGCTGGGTAGACCTGAGAAATAATAACGTATTTAATAAAAATAGCCCATTTAATAACTTTGCCTATGAAAAGGTTGGATTTGACGGAAAGCTAAAGCTTAGCGAATTTAATCCTATAATAAATCCAGACGCCCCGAGAGACAAAAATTTCTCCTATAACGGATATCAAAGAGATAGTTTTATGAAATTTTATAGAGATTATGAAAAAGAATCCACCGCCCACGCAAAAGACGTAGAGTGGCTATCAAAAAATCTAAAAGAGTATAACGTAGAAAATGCGGACGAATACATAAATAAGCTAAAGGACAGCAAGTCCGCCTATATGGTAGCTATGAAAAATGAATTTGAGGCTGCTACCGGATTAAAATTTAGCGAGGAGAATTTAGAAAAAGTTAGGCGCGCTTTTGAAACCGATATTGATAGGGCGGCGTCATCATTACGCGACAGTGATAGCGTAATAGCTATGAAGCTAAACGACAACGGATCTATAACCTTAAAATTTGATAGCGGTAGAGAAATAGAAGTAACGCAGCTGTATTCTGATACGGGTAAGCTTTTAGGAGATAAAACCAGAAGGGCAAGCCTAAATTTAGAAACTAAAACCATGAGCGACATCGAGCTTGGCTCTATAAGCTTTAATAATATAGGCATACTAGATACCGACGGCAAATATAAGACGCTCCAGGAAATAGGAGCTAGCGCTATAAAATCCTTTTCTACTAAGCATGGAAAACAGTTTTTGATATACCTAGGAGATAATAAAACCTTAACGGCGAAGGATCTATACAACATTTCGTTTTTAAATAACGAGCTTGGCAAGGGCGCTAATTTGGGCGAGAAGGATAGATTCTGCAAGAAGATAGATGTAAGGGTTTAG
- a CDS encoding type II toxin-antitoxin system HicA family toxin, producing the protein MSSLDKLIKKLENNPKNANFDDVKRLLLNHGYELDHVKGSHHKFKKGGNTVVIPYHKPIKEIYVLQILAKIRES; encoded by the coding sequence GTGTCGAGTCTTGATAAATTAATCAAAAAACTTGAAAACAATCCGAAAAACGCAAATTTTGACGATGTTAAGCGCTTACTGTTAAATCACGGATATGAATTAGATCACGTTAAAGGCTCGCACCATAAATTTAAAAAAGGCGGCAACACGGTAGTCATACCGTACCATAAGCCGATTAAAGAGATCTATGTTTTACAGATCTTAGCAAAGATAAGGGAGTCATGA
- a CDS encoding type II toxin-antitoxin system HicB family antitoxin encodes MKKDLNYYLNLPYTITIKRLDDGDYFAQYTDIGLTKNNLMAGWGATEAEAIADLKEAFACYVEGALKNGESIYEPIDENVKVRINLTMPKGVLNAIDAVTNNRSAWLSELAKKALAVQ; translated from the coding sequence ATGAAAAAAGACTTGAACTACTATTTAAACTTACCGTATACGATCACGATCAAAAGACTGGACGACGGCGATTATTTTGCCCAGTATACAGATATAGGACTAACTAAAAATAATCTAATGGCCGGCTGGGGAGCTACCGAAGCCGAAGCGATAGCGGATCTAAAAGAAGCCTTTGCTTGCTATGTCGAAGGGGCTCTTAAAAACGGCGAAAGCATCTATGAGCCTATCGACGAAAACGTCAAAGTCCGCATAAATTTAACTATGCCAAAAGGCGTTTTAAATGCAATCGATGCGGTTACGAACAACCGTTCGGCATGGCTTAGCGAGCTAGCTAAAAAGGCGCTAGCAGTGCAATAA
- a CDS encoding TonB-dependent receptor domain-containing protein, translated as MIVSKNKAFAPIVSLVCAINLQAADNINLEEVVVTASGFSQSIKNAPASISIVKNDDLAKDSFTSLHSIASKAPGVSVIGGEDGPASGISIRGMEGSQTLVLIDGKRVNSSAANPKGGAGDMNSNFIPPVEAIERIEIIRGPMSSLYGSDAVGGVINIITKKNFDKFSGSVSISGIAQAHSGIGSQRQADFYLNFPLLNKYLGLQLWGYKKLRDEDSYPGGYQESDKKNFSAKLWITPDEYNKFYLLASQERHEYSRTVGKTATVRTNRLLNSYDYKKDSYGVGYLGNFENLNADVSYIYDQTKRTSLFDSLTPADVKNHNFNSKFSTFLDSHTLTFGYDFSKQTVKTTFIVSNSSRSVLRNPKAYSMKEHAAFLEDEWEILDDKLYLTLGGRFTHNEFFDDHLSPRAYLVYNLSDNWTLKGGVATGYKTPDVNQISPEVGTIQGGWRIVDFGNADLKPEKSLTYEIGAYYDSGDDFRGSVTLFRNEFKDKILDTDGSSINRIPAFGSCATAPHVNCPGWGTYFNIDGADVWGIELSADYDILKNLNLRGNYTYNNSKIKTGDPTINTPNGPVKFSQTNLSRLDGKSLTATPEHAANLTLTYKPIASVSTFAGANYESELTSVKFGPGNKVSENDKKLFTVDLGASWEVNKNLSLNLTAYNIFDNIRYDEGIADDGNYYWYPEEGRRFWFKVSAKW; from the coding sequence ATGATTGTTTCAAAAAATAAAGCTTTTGCGCCTATCGTTTCGCTAGTATGCGCAATAAATTTACAAGCCGCAGATAATATAAATTTAGAAGAGGTCGTAGTCACGGCTAGCGGTTTTTCGCAAAGTATTAAAAACGCACCCGCCAGCATATCAATCGTAAAAAATGATGACCTGGCAAAAGATAGCTTCACCTCGCTTCACTCTATCGCTTCAAAAGCTCCAGGTGTTAGCGTTATAGGCGGCGAGGACGGACCCGCCAGCGGTATCTCGATCCGCGGCATGGAAGGTTCGCAAACGCTAGTTCTCATAGACGGCAAGAGAGTAAATTCAAGCGCGGCCAATCCAAAAGGCGGCGCCGGCGATATGAACTCAAATTTTATCCCGCCGGTTGAGGCGATAGAACGCATCGAGATCATCAGAGGACCGATGAGCTCGCTTTACGGTAGCGATGCGGTGGGCGGGGTCATAAATATCATCACGAAGAAAAATTTCGATAAATTTAGCGGCTCCGTGAGTATATCGGGTATCGCGCAGGCTCACAGCGGAATCGGCTCGCAGCGCCAAGCGGACTTTTATCTTAACTTTCCGCTTCTTAACAAATACCTCGGTCTTCAGCTCTGGGGCTACAAAAAGCTACGCGACGAGGATAGCTATCCGGGCGGCTATCAAGAAAGCGACAAGAAAAACTTTAGCGCCAAACTATGGATCACGCCCGACGAATACAATAAATTTTATCTCCTAGCCTCCCAAGAACGCCACGAATACTCAAGGACCGTCGGCAAGACGGCAACCGTAAGGACAAACAGGCTACTAAATAGCTACGACTACAAAAAAGATAGCTACGGAGTAGGATATCTAGGAAATTTTGAGAATTTAAATGCCGACGTGAGCTACATTTACGATCAGACGAAGCGAACGAGCCTCTTTGATAGCTTAACGCCGGCTGACGTCAAAAACCACAACTTTAACTCCAAATTTAGCACCTTCCTAGATTCGCATACGCTAACATTCGGCTATGATTTCAGCAAGCAGACGGTTAAAACCACATTTATCGTATCAAATTCAAGCAGAAGCGTGCTGCGAAATCCGAAAGCCTACTCCATGAAAGAGCATGCGGCATTTTTAGAGGACGAGTGGGAGATTTTAGACGACAAGCTTTATTTGACGCTGGGCGGTCGCTTCACTCATAACGAATTTTTCGACGATCATCTCTCGCCGCGTGCGTATCTAGTTTACAATCTAAGCGACAACTGGACGCTAAAAGGCGGCGTAGCGACAGGATACAAGACGCCGGACGTCAATCAAATCTCGCCGGAAGTCGGCACCATACAAGGCGGCTGGAGGATAGTAGACTTCGGTAATGCAGACCTAAAACCCGAAAAGAGCCTAACTTATGAAATCGGTGCTTACTACGATAGCGGCGACGATTTTAGAGGTTCGGTTACTCTATTTAGAAACGAGTTTAAAGATAAAATCCTAGATACCGACGGCAGCAGCATAAACCGTATTCCGGCATTTGGCTCATGCGCTACGGCTCCGCACGTAAACTGCCCGGGCTGGGGAACTTACTTTAACATCGACGGTGCCGACGTCTGGGGTATCGAGCTTAGCGCAGACTACGACATACTAAAAAATCTAAATTTGCGCGGCAACTACACATACAACAACTCCAAAATCAAAACCGGCGATCCGACGATCAATACCCCAAACGGTCCGGTCAAATTTAGCCAGACCAATCTTAGCCGACTAGACGGCAAATCTCTGACTGCAACGCCCGAGCACGCGGCAAATTTGACGCTTACGTATAAGCCTATCGCAAGCGTGAGCACCTTTGCCGGGGCAAACTACGAGAGCGAACTAACCAGCGTCAAATTCGGTCCCGGCAATAAAGTAAGCGAAAACGACAAAAAGCTTTTTACAGTCGATTTGGGTGCTAGCTGGGAAGTAAATAAAAATTTAAGCTTAAATTTGACCGCTTATAATATCTTTGATAATATCCGCTACGACGAGGGGATAGCCGATGACGGCAACTACTACTGGTATCCTGAAGAGGGCAGGAGATTTTGGTTTAAGGTAAGCGCGAAGTGGTAA
- a CDS encoding alpha/beta hydrolase — MIGVASAKPTQYVEPIDESVYRLFDVKYSIVESASGEIYKIFQAVPKNRNVYPKAIFMLDANAQFSVLLNLFKNFTSNDNVPLIIGVGYDTPLAYDTARRTKDLTPLAQGGEYEQGGSADKFYKFIKERLIPFVDKEYDIKNSEKIFYGHSFGGLFLVYSLLQNDGIFDEFFVASPSLWWGDSKIIKDALDNDGKLKIRLKASFIRLSVGELEKRAGKTDKENILKAADLAEILKKSGVKYEFKIYEGQGHGDVIPLVLKDIVKHVSK, encoded by the coding sequence ATGATTGGTGTAGCCAGCGCAAAGCCTACTCAGTACGTAGAGCCGATAGATGAAAGCGTTTATCGGCTTTTTGATGTTAAATACTCCATAGTAGAAAGCGCGAGCGGAGAAATATATAAAATTTTTCAAGCCGTCCCGAAAAACCGCAATGTTTATCCAAAAGCGATTTTTATGCTCGATGCGAATGCGCAATTTTCCGTGTTGCTTAATTTATTTAAAAATTTTACTTCAAACGACAATGTACCGCTTATCATAGGCGTCGGATACGATACCCCGCTAGCTTACGATACCGCAAGGCGAACAAAGGACTTAACGCCGCTAGCCCAAGGTGGCGAATACGAGCAAGGCGGCAGTGCGGACAAATTTTATAAATTTATAAAAGAGAGACTAATACCGTTTGTAGATAAGGAATACGATATAAAAAATAGCGAAAAAATATTTTACGGCCACTCTTTTGGCGGACTATTTTTAGTTTATTCGCTTTTACAAAACGACGGTATATTTGACGAGTTTTTTGTAGCTTCTCCGTCTCTTTGGTGGGGAGATTCAAAAATTATAAAGGACGCCTTAGATAACGACGGCAAGCTAAAAATTAGATTAAAGGCGAGTTTTATAAGACTTAGCGTAGGAGAATTAGAAAAAAGAGCGGGCAAAACGGACAAAGAAAATATACTAAAAGCGGCCGATTTAGCTGAAATTCTAAAAAAGTCGGGCGTCAAATACGAATTTAAAATCTATGAAGGGCAAGGACACGGCGACGTAATACCGCTAGTACTAAAAGATATCGTAAAGCATGTAAGCAAATAA
- a CDS encoding cytochrome c3 family protein codes for MSKRKKYTIIGLIVAAIVGFIAFHQIEAASHKAEFCIICHNMQPEYDSYTKGNLLAKKHKDANVTCHDCHTPTIGEQLNEVRMYATGDFETPTKQRGFTNEQCTSCHKIADIRKKTAHYGPSNPHEGTHNKDNEMLQCQSCHAVHHPQKLNTCMSCHPIDWKVDSSWKMYPPSEK; via the coding sequence ATGAGCAAGAGAAAAAAATATACGATAATAGGGCTAATAGTAGCTGCCATCGTTGGCTTTATAGCTTTTCATCAGATAGAAGCAGCTAGCCACAAGGCTGAATTTTGCATCATATGTCACAACATGCAACCAGAGTACGACTCTTATACAAAAGGAAATTTGCTAGCTAAAAAGCATAAAGATGCGAATGTAACATGTCACGACTGCCACACTCCAACTATAGGCGAGCAGCTAAACGAGGTCAGAATGTATGCAACTGGCGACTTTGAGACACCAACAAAACAAAGGGGCTTTACTAACGAGCAATGCACCAGCTGTCACAAGATAGCTGATATCAGGAAAAAGACCGCACACTACGGCCCATCTAACCCACATGAAGGCACTCACAATAAAGACAACGAAATGCTTCAGTGTCAGTCATGCCACGCCGTGCATCATCCACAGAAGCTAAATACTTGTATGTCTTGCCACCCGATAGACTGGAAGGTAGATAGTAGCTGGAAGATGTATCCGCCTAGCGAAAAATAA
- a CDS encoding FAD-dependent oxidoreductase, with protein sequence MAENNELSRRSFLKRSGALTLGSVAAGSALLTGCDNPNNHLIHPKKEVAKAPEVPKWLGVEPEISDKDIKETLETDVLIIGAGVSGLHAARAASEKGAKVIVIEKAGRFQVRSGQYGTLGNKFQRELGIKYDKQAAINEHLKQMGYRADQRVWNYWADHSGEDFDWMLELAPAVHFMRETDTQLDRSKINLMLMHYPLPAGYDPSKENSPSYPTVMTFLPSQEPMMELVYEKSIKQGAKYIFKTRAQKLLRDKATGKMQGAIAQDMADGSYIKINAKSVILATGDYMNDHEMVKTFVPWVANFFCPFPNRDYKNHPTNTGDGHKLGSWIGAKLEDGPHAPVAHTLGGPLGVDAFLLTNANGERFTNEDLSGQQVTQPLSRQPGGFGWQVFDSKFPEQVGLMGVSHGSVNHCVAPEDNPKLPPDCQWAIGKTSYISVKDLEAMPDVFKANSIEELAGMLYPDNQKAQTQFLATIKRYNELCDKGYDDDFGKTAKRMFPVRHAPFYAGKMGVGASLVVMGGFTVEPSTANVLDTDYNKISGLYACGNVMGGRFLGDYPVVLAGTSHGTCLCYGRLAGYQAAANAKGVQA encoded by the coding sequence ATGGCAGAAAACAATGAACTATCACGCCGCTCGTTTTTAAAACGTAGCGGAGCGCTCACGCTTGGCTCGGTTGCGGCTGGATCTGCGCTACTAACAGGCTGTGATAACCCGAACAATCACCTTATCCATCCAAAAAAGGAAGTCGCAAAAGCGCCTGAAGTGCCAAAATGGCTGGGCGTTGAGCCAGAAATTTCAGATAAAGATATAAAAGAGACGCTTGAAACCGATGTTCTTATCATCGGTGCTGGCGTTTCAGGACTTCACGCTGCACGCGCCGCTAGCGAAAAAGGCGCCAAAGTCATTGTCATAGAAAAAGCCGGTCGCTTTCAGGTTAGAAGCGGTCAGTACGGCACTTTAGGCAATAAATTTCAAAGAGAGCTTGGCATCAAGTATGATAAGCAAGCAGCCATAAATGAACACTTAAAGCAGATGGGATATCGCGCCGATCAGCGCGTATGGAACTACTGGGCGGATCACAGCGGCGAGGACTTTGACTGGATGCTAGAGCTTGCGCCTGCTGTGCATTTTATGAGAGAGACCGATACGCAGCTTGATAGAAGCAAGATAAATTTGATGCTTATGCACTATCCGCTCCCAGCTGGATACGACCCAAGCAAAGAAAACAGCCCAAGCTATCCAACCGTTATGACCTTTTTGCCTAGTCAAGAGCCGATGATGGAGCTAGTTTATGAAAAGTCTATAAAACAAGGCGCAAAGTATATCTTCAAAACTCGTGCGCAAAAGCTGCTTCGCGATAAAGCAACCGGCAAGATGCAAGGAGCGATCGCTCAAGATATGGCTGATGGCTCATACATCAAGATAAATGCGAAGTCGGTGATATTAGCCACTGGGGACTATATGAACGATCATGAAATGGTAAAGACATTTGTGCCATGGGTGGCAAATTTCTTCTGTCCATTTCCAAATAGGGACTATAAAAACCACCCTACAAATACCGGAGATGGCCATAAACTTGGCTCATGGATAGGCGCAAAGCTAGAAGATGGACCTCATGCACCAGTCGCTCACACCCTTGGCGGACCGCTTGGTGTTGATGCATTTTTACTAACAAATGCAAATGGAGAGCGCTTTACAAACGAAGATCTAAGTGGCCAGCAGGTCACCCAACCGCTCTCTCGCCAACCAGGAGGCTTTGGCTGGCAGGTATTTGACTCTAAATTTCCAGAGCAAGTAGGCCTAATGGGTGTATCACACGGCAGCGTCAATCACTGCGTAGCACCAGAAGACAATCCAAAGCTTCCACCTGACTGCCAGTGGGCGATAGGCAAAACATCATATATATCAGTAAAAGATCTTGAAGCAATGCCTGATGTCTTTAAAGCAAACAGCATAGAAGAGCTCGCTGGTATGCTATATCCTGATAACCAAAAGGCGCAAACGCAGTTTTTAGCGACTATAAAACGCTACAACGAGCTATGCGATAAAGGTTACGATGATGACTTTGGCAAGACTGCTAAAAGGATGTTTCCAGTCCGCCACGCACCGTTTTACGCTGGCAAGATGGGCGTAGGTGCTAGCCTAGTTGTTATGGGCGGCTTTACCGTTGAGCCAAGCACCGCAAACGTACTAGATACTGACTACAACAAAATTTCTGGACTTTATGCCTGCGGTAATGTTATGGGCGGACGCTTCTTGGGTGATTATCCAGTAGTTTTAGCTGGCACTAGCCACGGAACATGTCTATGCTACGGACGTTTAGCTGGTTATCAAGCTGCGGCAAACGCAAAAGGAGTACAAGCATGA
- a CDS encoding metalloid reductase RarA: MVKTCFLTINKSKFALSLATLIAIATCTSASESLAEALQASTMGATVFSYYDMDSTEYFPPASRTNRIREHIGGLGAELRFLTGSYYGFRLGLTAQGLVNFGPSKAAKDYFAYDWNSEGIALSEVYLGYEHDYIDLKIGRQYYNSKYTGLVPPLVATNTDVGYKEAFEGVSARIKLDSINTVIGLADFWKFAGRSSAVTGGDHGAPKFKDRVVIGGFGPYAYKFDNIFNSFVTYSGLPGVSLTAGYANVSGLEYDDATNSKGDINFYFAAAGYKTPTLFENAVVGIDFMYKGSRTNGSLKENFDFNGNYYTGMIGLYNAYGFDLRYAYSTVSKNQMALQGIGNDVGSFTATPIYGPFLFMNFAGMNLHKFSAGYDFSNVGVDGLRVDADYWYGKQRNGSNVRSGGLHGQAPGTRIDVEGWDAQVSYKVPAVKGLKLSAIYETMDRKLKYTNGSSDGKTTDEELWLRASYDFDILK; the protein is encoded by the coding sequence ATGGTGAAAACATGTTTTTTGACGATAAATAAGAGTAAATTTGCTCTTAGCTTGGCTACGCTTATAGCTATTGCAACCTGTACAAGCGCAAGTGAAAGTTTGGCGGAGGCTTTGCAGGCAAGCACGATGGGCGCGACAGTATTTTCGTACTACGATATGGACTCGACCGAGTACTTCCCGCCGGCTAGCAGAACAAATAGAATTCGCGAGCATATCGGCGGCCTCGGCGCCGAGCTTAGATTTTTAACCGGCTCTTACTACGGCTTTAGGCTCGGTCTTACGGCTCAGGGTTTGGTAAATTTCGGTCCGTCAAAGGCCGCAAAAGATTATTTTGCATACGACTGGAATAGCGAAGGCATAGCTCTTTCAGAAGTCTATCTAGGATATGAGCATGACTACATCGACCTTAAAATCGGCCGTCAGTACTACAACTCAAAATACACAGGCCTCGTGCCGCCGCTTGTGGCTACAAACACGGACGTGGGCTACAAAGAGGCATTTGAGGGCGTGAGCGCTAGGATAAAGCTTGATAGCATAAATACCGTTATCGGCCTAGCCGACTTTTGGAAATTTGCCGGCAGATCAAGCGCCGTAACGGGCGGCGATCACGGCGCGCCGAAATTTAAAGATAGAGTTGTCATCGGCGGCTTTGGACCTTACGCTTATAAATTTGACAACATCTTTAACTCGTTTGTAACATATAGCGGCCTTCCCGGCGTCTCGCTCACGGCTGGTTACGCAAATGTATCTGGTCTTGAATACGACGATGCGACTAATTCAAAGGGCGATATAAATTTCTACTTTGCGGCTGCTGGCTACAAAACGCCTACGCTTTTTGAAAACGCGGTAGTCGGCATAGACTTTATGTATAAAGGCTCAAGAACAAACGGCAGTTTAAAAGAGAATTTCGACTTTAACGGCAACTACTACACAGGGATGATAGGACTTTATAACGCTTACGGCTTTGATCTTAGATACGCATACTCAACCGTTAGCAAAAATCAAATGGCGCTTCAAGGCATAGGCAACGACGTTGGGTCATTTACGGCTACTCCGATCTACGGTCCGTTTTTGTTTATGAATTTTGCAGGTATGAATTTACATAAATTTAGCGCAGGATACGACTTTAGCAACGTAGGCGTCGACGGTCTTAGAGTGGACGCTGACTACTGGTACGGCAAACAACGCAACGGCAGCAACGTCAGGTCAGGCGGCTTACACGGTCAAGCGCCGGGAACTAGGATAGACGTAGAGGGTTGGGACGCGCAAGTTTCTTACAAAGTCCCTGCGGTAAAAGGTCTAAAGCTATCGGCCATCTATGAAACTATGGATAGAAAGCTAAAGTATACTAACGGTAGCTCTGACGGCAAAACGACAGACGAAGAACTTTGGCTAAGAGCGTCTTATGATTTTGACATATTAAAATAA
- a CDS encoding response regulator transcription factor, with the protein MVTLTKKYFLVLNFKFDIIATMIEILLIEDDIELAELLKFALAKSEIGVTIVTNPLEGLKILDAKNTFDALVLDLGLPDMDGLEVCKHVRRSYPSLPIIISSARSETLDKIKGFELGADDYMAKPYEPIELAFRLRAILRRGIQTSNDSKTFCVDKQRRIVIKNKEEIALTKAEFDIFIYLYEKEGMVIPREDILINLGQAKFQSGLKSIDVAIGRLRQKIGDDPKNPRFIHPVRGIGYKFINA; encoded by the coding sequence TTGGTAACATTAACTAAAAAATATTTTTTAGTTTTAAATTTTAAATTTGATATAATCGCTACTATGATAGAAATTTTGCTTATAGAAGACGATATTGAACTGGCCGAGCTTTTAAAATTTGCACTGGCAAAAAGCGAGATTGGCGTAACCATAGTCACAAATCCGCTTGAAGGACTTAAAATTCTAGACGCAAAAAATACTTTCGACGCTTTGGTGCTTGATCTTGGCTTGCCGGATATGGACGGCCTTGAAGTGTGCAAGCACGTAAGGCGCAGCTATCCATCGTTACCTATTATCATATCATCGGCTCGCAGCGAAACGCTAGATAAGATAAAGGGATTTGAGCTTGGGGCGGATGACTATATGGCAAAGCCGTACGAGCCTATAGAGCTTGCATTTAGGCTAAGAGCGATACTTCGCCGAGGGATACAAACTAGCAACGACTCCAAAACCTTTTGCGTCGATAAACAAAGGCGTATCGTCATAAAAAACAAAGAGGAGATAGCGCTAACGAAAGCGGAATTTGACATCTTTATCTACCTTTATGAAAAAGAGGGGATGGTTATACCAAGAGAGGATATTTTGATAAATTTGGGTCAGGCGAAATTTCAAAGCGGACTAAAAAGCATAGATGTGGCCATAGGACGCCTACGCCAGAAAATAGGAGACGATCCTAAAAATCCGCGATTCATTCACCCTGTGCGCGGTATAGGGTATAAATTTATCAATGCGTAA